One region of Zingiber officinale cultivar Zhangliang chromosome 7B, Zo_v1.1, whole genome shotgun sequence genomic DNA includes:
- the LOC122005907 gene encoding uncharacterized protein LOC122005907 isoform X1 yields the protein MSACAGLGSPLRNRPAMMRLRSSRHALLPAALRGCGAPRIRCVLDHVAARIAASPPPIGTVLAAGNAIAAAAEAAGGTGAAHAAVGSTLAQVAVTAVAIASGACLSTKVDFLWPRVEQRPDSQILEGVDVTEYPIFKEIKVQKAIAFASKAHLTQFRKTGEPYVTHCIHTGKILAALVPMGGDRAVNTVVAGILHDVIDDTLENFRTIEGEFGDDVAHLVAGVSKLSYINQLLRRHRRESINQNTLSSEEANNLRVMLLGMVDDPRVVLIKLADRLHNMRTIYALSTPKAQAVAQETLAVWCSLASRLGVWALKAELEDLCFAVLQPQTFRMIRAELASMWAPGNKVRQLRKLSTKADLLPHSKDDCTILPENWPVETNEGENMKDLLQAVLPFDLLLDRRKRANFLNNLRKLSESPDGITKGISDSVIALSSLAVCEEALERELHISTSYIPGMEVSLSSRLKSLYSVYSKMRRKGVGIKQIYDARALRVIVGDQNGKLHGPAVKNCYYLLEIVHKLWTPIDGEFDDYIINPKPSGYQSLHTAVQGPDNTPLEVQIRTQRMHEHAEFGLAAHWLYKENKVDHINTSDSAATLSPYQTNISEHEVYAQDESSWKYSAIKTGHPVLRVEGSQLLAAVVVNIDNDGRELLIAVSFLEASEAVADRRSSSQMNRWEIFAKLYKKVSEQWWFAPGHGDWCTCLEKYTLCRDGIFHKQDQFQRLLPTYIQIIDLMEQEEAEYWMVVSALFEGKELVAVPSVSNFDKSTFNSSTSALLDDEVTNKVHFLRAMLQWEEQVLNQAALREKNRRSSLYSESNHTGLGEVAIIRWPHGEIMRMKSGSTAADAARRIGLDGKLVRVNGQLVLPHTQLKDGDIIEVRM from the exons CCGGCCGCGCTGCGTGGCTGCGGCGCCCCTCGAATCCGCTGCGTCCTCGATCACGTCGCCGCTCGGATCGCTGCCTCTCCTCCCCCGATTGGGACCGTCCTGGCCGCGGGAAACGCGATAGCCGCCGCGGCCGAGGCCGCTGGCGGTACCGGGGCGGCGCACGCAGCGGTGGGGTCAACGCTCGCGCAGGTAGCCGTGACAGCCGTCGCCATCGCGTCCGGCGCGTGCCTCTCCACCAAGGTCGATTTCTTGTGGCCGAGGGTGGAACAGCGACCCG ATTCTCAAATACTAGAAGGAGTAGATGTAACAGAATACCCAATCTTTAAAGAAATAAAG GTGCAGAAAGCTATTGCATTTGCTAGCAAAGCACATTTAACTCAATTTAGGAAAACAGGAGAGCCTTATGTTACGCATTGCATTCATACCGGAAAGATTTTAGCCGCTTTAGTCCCAATGGGCGGAGACAGG GCAGTAAACACAGTTGTAGCTGGCATACTACACGATGTAATTGATGACACACTAGAAAACTTCAGGACTATTGAGGGAGAgtttggtgatgatgtggcacatttgGTTGCTGGTGTTTCAAAACTAAGCTATATAAACCAG CTGCTGCGAAGACATCGACGTGAAAGCATAAATCAAAATACCCTTAGTTCTGAAGAG GCGAATAACCTACGTGTTATGCTTTTGGGAATGGTTGATGATCCACGTGTTGTCCTCATCAAGTTGGCAGATCGTTTGCATAACATGCGAACAAT CTATGCTTTGTCAACGCCCAAAGCTCAAGCAGTTGCCCAAGAGACATTGGCAGTTTGGTGTTCTCTTGCATCTAGATTAGGTGTTTGGGCTTTAAAAGCTGAACTGGAGGATTTATGCTTTGCAGTCCTTCAG CCACAAACATTCAGGATGATACGAGCTGAGCTTGCCTCAATGTGGGCTCCAGGTAATAAAGTTCGACAGTTACGGAAACTCTCTACAAAGGCCGACCTTCTTCCCCACTCAAAAGATGACTGCACAATATTACCTGAAAACTGGCCTGTTGAAACCAATGAAGGAGAAAATATGAAG GATCTTCTACAAGCTGTCCTGCCTTTCGATCTATTGCTGGACAGGAGAAAGCGCGCTAACTTTCTTAATAATCTGAGGAAATTATCAGAATCACCTGATGGGATAACCAAGGGTATCAGTGACTCTGTTATTGCTTTATCATCTTTAGCAGTTTGTGAGGAAGCACTTGAAAGAGAGTTGCATATATCCACCTC CTACATACCAGGAATGGAGGTATCTTTATCTAGTCGGCTCAAAAGCTTGTATAGTGTCTATTCCAAG ATGAGACGGAAAGGTGTTGGCATCAAGCAAATCTATGATGCTCGTGCACTAAGGGTAATTGTCGGAGATCAAAATGGGAAGCTGCATGGACCTGCTGTCAAGAACTGCTACTACCTTCTTGAAATCGTACATAA GCTCTGGACTCCAATTGATGGTGAATTTGATGACTATATTATCAATCCTAAGCCTAGTGGTTATCAG TCTCTTCATACAGCTGTGCAAGGTCCTGATAACACACCTTTGGAGGTTCAAATTAGAACACAG CGAATGCATGAACATGCAGAATTTGGACTTGCTGCTCATTGGTTATACAAGGAGAACAAGGTGGACCACATCAATACTAGTGATTCCGCTGCTACTCTCTCTCCCTATCAAACAAACATTTCAGAGCATGAAGTGTATGCTCAAGATGAGAGTTCCTGGAAGTACAGTGCTATTAAAACCGGCCATCCTGTCCTAAGGGTAGAGGGGAGTCAACTTCTTGCAGCTGTGGTTGTCAA CATAGATAATGATGGAAGAGAGCTACTTATTGCTGTGAGCTTTCTTGAAGCTTCTGAAGCTGTAGCTGACAGACGAAGTTCTTCTCAAATGAACCGCTGGGAAATTTTTGCAAAGCTTTataaaaag GTTTCTGAGCAATGGTGGTTTGCACCAGGACATGGTGACTGGTGCACATGCCTTGAGAAGTATACATTATGCCGAGATGGGATATTTCATAAG CAAGATCAGTTCCAGCGTCTATTACCTACTTATATCCAAATAATAGATttaatggagcaagaggaagctGAGTACTGGATGGTTGTTTCTGCTCTATTCGAGGGAAAAGAGCTTGTCGCCGTTCCATCTGTTTCCAACTTTGACAAATCTACTTTCAATTCTAGTACCTCTGCTCTTCTCGACGATGAGGTCACCAATAAG GTTCATTTTCTTCGTGCGATGCTTCAATGGGAAGAACAAGTGTTGAATCAAGCAGCTTTGCGGGAGAAGAACCGTCGATCTAGCTTGTACAGTGAATCAAACCACACAGGTCTTGGCGAAGTTGCGATTATACGCTGGCCGCATGGTGAGATAATGAGAATGAAATCTGGTAGCACTGCTGCTGATGCAGCTAGAAGGATAGGCCTGGACGGGAAGCTCGTGCGGGTGAATGGACAGCTCGTGTTGCCTCATACCCAGCTGAAGGATGGCGATATTATTGAAGTGAGAATGTAA
- the LOC122005907 gene encoding uncharacterized protein LOC122005907 isoform X2, whose translation MSACAGLGSPLRNRPAMMRLRSSRHALLPAALRGCGAPRIRCVLDHVAARIAASPPPIGTVLAAGNAIAAAAEAAGGTGAAHAAVGSTLAQVAVTAVAIASGACLSTKVDFLWPRVEQRPDSQILEGVDVTEYPIFKEIKVQKAIAFASKAHLTQFRKTGEPYVTHCIHTGKILAALVPMGGDRAVNTVVAGILHDVIDDTLENFRTIEGEFGDDVAHLVAGVSKLSYINQLLRRHRRESINQNTLSSEEANNLRVMLLGMVDDPRVVLIKLADRLHNMRTIYALSTPKAQAVAQETLAVWCSLASRLGVWALKAELEDLCFAVLQPQTFRMIRAELASMWAPGNKVRQLRKLSTKADLLPHSKDDCTILPENWPVETNEGENMKDLLQAVLPFDLLLDRRKRANFLNNLRKLSESPDGITKGISDSVIALSSLAVCEEALERELHISTSYIPGMEVSLSSRLKSLYSVYSKMRRKGVGIKQIYDARALRVIVGDQNGKLHGPAVKNCYYLLEIVHKLWTPIDGEFDDYIINPKPSGYQSLHTAVQGPDNTPLEVQIRTQRMHEHAEFGLAAHWLYKENKVDHINTSDSAATLSPYQTNISEHEVYAQDESSWKYSAIKTGHPVLRVEGSQLLAAVVVNIDNDGRELLIAVSFLEASEAVADRRSSSQMNRWEIFAKLYKKVSEQWWFAPGHGDWCTCLEKYTLCRDGIFHKVHFLRAMLQWEEQVLNQAALREKNRRSSLYSESNHTGLGEVAIIRWPHGEIMRMKSGSTAADAARRIGLDGKLVRVNGQLVLPHTQLKDGDIIEVRM comes from the exons CCGGCCGCGCTGCGTGGCTGCGGCGCCCCTCGAATCCGCTGCGTCCTCGATCACGTCGCCGCTCGGATCGCTGCCTCTCCTCCCCCGATTGGGACCGTCCTGGCCGCGGGAAACGCGATAGCCGCCGCGGCCGAGGCCGCTGGCGGTACCGGGGCGGCGCACGCAGCGGTGGGGTCAACGCTCGCGCAGGTAGCCGTGACAGCCGTCGCCATCGCGTCCGGCGCGTGCCTCTCCACCAAGGTCGATTTCTTGTGGCCGAGGGTGGAACAGCGACCCG ATTCTCAAATACTAGAAGGAGTAGATGTAACAGAATACCCAATCTTTAAAGAAATAAAG GTGCAGAAAGCTATTGCATTTGCTAGCAAAGCACATTTAACTCAATTTAGGAAAACAGGAGAGCCTTATGTTACGCATTGCATTCATACCGGAAAGATTTTAGCCGCTTTAGTCCCAATGGGCGGAGACAGG GCAGTAAACACAGTTGTAGCTGGCATACTACACGATGTAATTGATGACACACTAGAAAACTTCAGGACTATTGAGGGAGAgtttggtgatgatgtggcacatttgGTTGCTGGTGTTTCAAAACTAAGCTATATAAACCAG CTGCTGCGAAGACATCGACGTGAAAGCATAAATCAAAATACCCTTAGTTCTGAAGAG GCGAATAACCTACGTGTTATGCTTTTGGGAATGGTTGATGATCCACGTGTTGTCCTCATCAAGTTGGCAGATCGTTTGCATAACATGCGAACAAT CTATGCTTTGTCAACGCCCAAAGCTCAAGCAGTTGCCCAAGAGACATTGGCAGTTTGGTGTTCTCTTGCATCTAGATTAGGTGTTTGGGCTTTAAAAGCTGAACTGGAGGATTTATGCTTTGCAGTCCTTCAG CCACAAACATTCAGGATGATACGAGCTGAGCTTGCCTCAATGTGGGCTCCAGGTAATAAAGTTCGACAGTTACGGAAACTCTCTACAAAGGCCGACCTTCTTCCCCACTCAAAAGATGACTGCACAATATTACCTGAAAACTGGCCTGTTGAAACCAATGAAGGAGAAAATATGAAG GATCTTCTACAAGCTGTCCTGCCTTTCGATCTATTGCTGGACAGGAGAAAGCGCGCTAACTTTCTTAATAATCTGAGGAAATTATCAGAATCACCTGATGGGATAACCAAGGGTATCAGTGACTCTGTTATTGCTTTATCATCTTTAGCAGTTTGTGAGGAAGCACTTGAAAGAGAGTTGCATATATCCACCTC CTACATACCAGGAATGGAGGTATCTTTATCTAGTCGGCTCAAAAGCTTGTATAGTGTCTATTCCAAG ATGAGACGGAAAGGTGTTGGCATCAAGCAAATCTATGATGCTCGTGCACTAAGGGTAATTGTCGGAGATCAAAATGGGAAGCTGCATGGACCTGCTGTCAAGAACTGCTACTACCTTCTTGAAATCGTACATAA GCTCTGGACTCCAATTGATGGTGAATTTGATGACTATATTATCAATCCTAAGCCTAGTGGTTATCAG TCTCTTCATACAGCTGTGCAAGGTCCTGATAACACACCTTTGGAGGTTCAAATTAGAACACAG CGAATGCATGAACATGCAGAATTTGGACTTGCTGCTCATTGGTTATACAAGGAGAACAAGGTGGACCACATCAATACTAGTGATTCCGCTGCTACTCTCTCTCCCTATCAAACAAACATTTCAGAGCATGAAGTGTATGCTCAAGATGAGAGTTCCTGGAAGTACAGTGCTATTAAAACCGGCCATCCTGTCCTAAGGGTAGAGGGGAGTCAACTTCTTGCAGCTGTGGTTGTCAA CATAGATAATGATGGAAGAGAGCTACTTATTGCTGTGAGCTTTCTTGAAGCTTCTGAAGCTGTAGCTGACAGACGAAGTTCTTCTCAAATGAACCGCTGGGAAATTTTTGCAAAGCTTTataaaaag GTTTCTGAGCAATGGTGGTTTGCACCAGGACATGGTGACTGGTGCACATGCCTTGAGAAGTATACATTATGCCGAGATGGGATATTTCATAAG GTTCATTTTCTTCGTGCGATGCTTCAATGGGAAGAACAAGTGTTGAATCAAGCAGCTTTGCGGGAGAAGAACCGTCGATCTAGCTTGTACAGTGAATCAAACCACACAGGTCTTGGCGAAGTTGCGATTATACGCTGGCCGCATGGTGAGATAATGAGAATGAAATCTGGTAGCACTGCTGCTGATGCAGCTAGAAGGATAGGCCTGGACGGGAAGCTCGTGCGGGTGAATGGACAGCTCGTGTTGCCTCATACCCAGCTGAAGGATGGCGATATTATTGAAGTGAGAATGTAA